TTTTCGGGAAATGGAGTATGCCTTACCGTTGGAGAGCATTCCAGCAGCGCTGCGGGATCTTAAGGCAATGATTAACCGGCGCGGGTTGCAGATTTCATTCCCTGTGGAGGTGCGCAGCGCTGCTGGTGACGACATAGCCTTATCCACAGCCAATCAACGCCCAAGTGGGTATATAGCCATCCACCAGCACATCAATTCAGAGCACAGCGAGTACTTCCAAACGGCGGAAGAAATTTTCCGCTCTTACGCCGGACGCCCGCACTGGGGCAAGTGGCATTTCCTCCATTCGAAAGACTTTAGCCAGCTCTACCCAGACCTTGAAAAGTTCTGTAAAGTTCGAAATGTTCTCGATCCCAAACGCGTGTTTTCCAACGCATACCTGGACCGGGTACTACCCTGATATTCATCAAGGCATCACCTGGTTCACGGGTGGCGCCACCCGTCTGTTCCGTTACCGTTGGTGGAGGCATGAGCCATGATTGCTGCGACTTTGACTGCCAATTCCCCGGCGGCCCGGTCTGGCGCACCTGAGGTAACCTCCACCATTGTGATTGGTTCAGGATTCTCCGCGTTGGCTGTGGCTGCCGAACTCAACAGGCAGGGTGTTAAGGCAATCGTTGTTGATACTTTTTGTCCCTTAAAGCAATCCGCGCCGCTGCAAGCCACCACCGGCGGCATCAGCTTGGACGCACTCAGTGAGCGCAGTGAAATTGTTCGTTTACTTGAGCACTACGCTCGTCGAAACAGTCTTGATATCCGCCCTGAAACTCAGGCATTGGAGCTTACCCGGGTACACCAGAGCGTGGCCGCGCAACAGCAATGGCGCGTGCATACATCCAACGGGACTTTGAGCGCACACAGCGTAGTTTTCACCCGTGGCGCGTTGAGCCAGCTGGGCCGCGTGCTGCACAGCATGGGTGTTACAACGGCAACCGACGTCCGCTCGGGTATGCATTCCTTGGGTTTGTATCTGGTGGGTGTTGGCGACCTGGCAATCCCCACAACGCAGGAAATACTGCATCAGGCAAAACGTGCCAGCCAGTCGATCTCCACACGCGTCGCCGCCCGCGAACTGGGCACTCACGCAGTAGTGGCTTAGCCCAACCAGTCATTCCCAGCAGTATCTGCCCTCGCTGGGGAAGGTGCGTGCCGGGGAAGGTCAGTGCTGGGGAAGGTCAGTCTTCCCTGGACAAACGCCGTCGAGCAACAACTACCATGGCCACAACCACGC
This genomic window from Arthrobacter sp. TMP15 contains:
- a CDS encoding FAD-binding protein, whose translation is MIAATLTANSPAARSGAPEVTSTIVIGSGFSALAVAAELNRQGVKAIVVDTFCPLKQSAPLQATTGGISLDALSERSEIVRLLEHYARRNSLDIRPETQALELTRVHQSVAAQQQWRVHTSNGTLSAHSVVFTRGALSQLGRVLHSMGVTTATDVRSGMHSLGLYLVGVGDLAIPTTQEILHQAKRASQSISTRVAARELGTHAVVA